Proteins found in one Zea mays cultivar B73 chromosome 1, Zm-B73-REFERENCE-NAM-5.0, whole genome shotgun sequence genomic segment:
- the LOC100381537 gene encoding putative AGC protein kinase family protein: MDSARSWLQKLQPRDKDRERGAKTPAPASPNGGAGNSARMAAAAGEEALSSATKQKVAAAKQYIENHYKSQMKSLQERKERRWMLERKLADADVSEEEQNNILKDLEKKETEYMRLRRHKMGVDDFELLTIIGRGAFGEVRLCREKATSNVYAMKKLKKSEMLRRGQVEHVRAERDLLAEVDSPYIVKLYCSFQDDEFLYLIMEYLPGGDMMTLLMRKDTLTEDESKFYVAETILAIESIHKRIYIHRDIKPDNLLLDRSGHLKLSDFGLCKPLDSSCFPNLSDLDYAAGKSTNPSSDGDKQSSNSTAPRRTQQEQLLHWQKNRRMLAYSTVGTPDYIAPEVLLKKGYGMECDWWSLGAIMFEMLVGYPPFYSEDPMSTCRKIVNWRSHLKFPEEASLSLEAKDLISKLLCNVDQRIGTKGAHEIKAHPWFAGVEWEKLYQMEAAFIPEVNDELDTQNFEKFEETAPPMQTSSKAGPWRKMLSSKDVNFVGYTYKNFEIVNDPELPGIAELKKTNNKPKRPTIKSLFETADSEDQPSDGSFLNLLPTQLELPESLEPSPHSSISSEDSQARNR, translated from the exons ATGGATTCCGCCCGGAGCTGGCTCCAGAAGCTGCAGCCGCGGGACAAGGACAGAGAGCGGGGCGCCAAGACGCCGGCGCCGGCGTCGCCCAACGGTGGCGCCGGCAACTCCGCGAGGATGGCCGCCGCGGCGGGGGAGGAGGCGCTGTCTAGCGCCACCAAGCAGAAGGTGGCGGCGGCGAAGCAGTACATCGAGAACCACTACAAGTCGCAGATGAAGTCGCTTCAGGAGCGCAAGGAGAG GCGTTGGATGTTGGAGAGGAAACTAGCAGATGCAGATGTATCTGAAGAAGAGCAAAACAATATCCTGAAAGATTTAGAAAAAAAGGAGACAGAATACATGCGCCTACGAAGGCATAAAATGGGCGTTGATGACTTTGAATTGCTTACCATTATTGGGAGAGGTGCATTTGGGGAG GTGAGACTTTGTAGAGAAAAAGCTACATCCAATGTGTATGCAATGAAAAAGCTTAAGAAGTCCGAAATGTTACGAAGAGGGCAG GTTGAACATGTCAGAGCTGAAAGGGACCTCCTTGCAGAGGTTGATAGTCCTTACATTGTTAAGCTGTACTGCTCATTTCAAGATGATGAGTTTCTGTACCTCATTATGGAGTACCTTCCTGGTGGTGACATGATGACTTTACTCATGCGCAAGGACACACTGACTGAGGACGAATCTAAGTTTTATGTTGCAGAGACAATACTAGCAATTGAATCTATTCACAAACGCATTTATATTCATAG GGATATCAAGCCTGATAATTTGTTGCTAGATCGAAGTGGCCACTTGAAGCTTTCAGATTTTGGCTTATGTAAACCTCTAGATAGCAGTTGCTTCCCAAATCTGAGTGACCTTGACTATGCAGCAGGTAAGAGCACCAATCCATCATCAGATGGTGATAAGCAATCCAGTAACTCTACTGCCCCCAGGCGGACACAACAGGAACAACTACTACATTGGCAGAAGAATCGGAGGATGTTG GCTTACTCTACTGTTGGTACACCTGATTACATTGCACCCGAGGTACTCCTGAAGAAAGGATATGGAATGGAATGTGACTG GTGGTCACTTGGTGCAATAATGTTCGAAATGCTTGTGGGGTATCCGCCATTTTATTCTGAAGACCCAATGTCAACATGTAGGAAG ATAGTGAATTGGAGAAGTCATCTAAAATTCCCTGAAGAGGCCAGCCTTTCTCTAGAAGCTAAAGATCTCATTAGCAAGCTATTGTGTAATGTGGATCAGAGAATTGGAACAAAAGGTGCACATGAGATAAAG GCACATCCATGGTTTGCAGGTGTTGAGTGGGAAAAACTATATCAGATGGAAGCAGCTTTCATTCCTGAGGTTAATGATGAGTTGGACACACAAAACTTTgaaaagtttgaggag ACTGCTCCTCCAATGCAAACTTCATCAAAGGCAGGTCCTTGGAGAAAG ATGCTTTCCTCCAAGGACGTGAACTTTGTTGGCTATACCTACAAGAACTTTGAAATTGTGAACGATCCTGAGCTTCCAGGAATTG CTGAGCTAAAGAAAACGAACAACAAGCCAAAGCGACCAACCATCAAATCATTATTTG agactgctgatagtgAAGACCAGCCTTCTGATGGCAGTTTTCTGAACCTATTACCCACACAACTGGAGCTGCCAGAGAGCCTTGAGCCCTCTCCTCACTCCAGTATCTCTTCTGAGGATTCCCAAGCACGGAATAGGTAG